The DNA sequence CGCCGCCGCCCGGTGCGACCGGGCCCGCGGGCAGGGCGGCGGTCGCCGCACGGCCGGGGCTCAACGATCCGTCCCCGTGCCCCACGCGGCGGCCGGCTCGGGGCACACCCCCGGGGGCGCCTCGACCCCCAGCTCCCCGGCCGCCCCCGCGACGACCCGGTCCGCGTGCAGCAGGCCGATGCTCCGCAGCTCCCCGTGCAGCTCCGCCAGTTCGGCGGCGGTCTCAGCGGCGTCCCGGCCCAGCCGGGCCCGGGACTTGAGCAGGCCCAGCCGGGCCAGCGCCGTGCCCCGCGCCTCCTGCATCTCCCGGAACTCCGCTAGAGCACCCGCGTACGCCTCCCGGGCCTCCGCGTACCGGCCCGCCCGGTAGAGCACGTTCCCGCGCATCTTGCGGTTGTACGCCAGCGCGCCCGCGAGACGGATCTCCCGGCACAGCCCCTCCGCCTCGCTCAGCAGGGCGAGCGCCCGCTCCGCGTCGCCGTCGCGAGCCGAGAGCACGTCGGCGACCCCGCGCAGCGCCCAGGCCCGTCCCCGTCGGTCGTCGGCCCGCTCCGCCGTGGCGGCGGCCTCCTCGAAGAGCGCGAGGGCCCTGTCGTAGGAGCCGGTGTTGCGGTGCATCTGCGCGATGCCCTCCAGCGCCCACACCGTGTGGCGGGCCTCGCCCCGGCGGCGGGCCTCGGCGAGGAGCTGCTCGTGCAGCCTGCCCACGGCCTCGTAGTCGCCCTGGATCCGGCCGGTCTCGGCCAGCCCGGCGAGGCTGTAGCCGCGCGCGACCACGTCCCCGCCGCGTTCGCCGAGGTCGGCGGCGATCCGCAGCAGCCGGTACGCGAGGGGGAGCGCGCCGCGCTGCCGGGCGAGGGTGCCGCCGCTCCAGGCGGCCCACGCCATGCCGCCGAGGTCGCCGGCCGCCCGGGCGGTGCGGTAGCTGGACTTCCAGACCCGCTCGGCGTCCTGGACCCGGCCCAGCCGCCGGTAGGCCTCCGCCACCGCTATCCCGCAGCGTGCGGCCTCCCTGCGGTCGCCGGCCGCCTCGGCGGCCCGCAGTTCCCCGAGGCCCCGCTCGACGACCTCGTGCAGCGAGGAGTTGACCGACAGGGAGCCCAGCGCCCCCTGGTACTCGGGCGCCGACGCCCGGCCCGCGGCGGGCCCTTCGCCGGGTGCCGCGGGCAGGGCCCGCGGCGCGCCGGCCGTCACCTGATGAACCGTCATGTATCCGCCTTCCGCAGCTCGGTGATCATGACGGTAGGCGGGGGAGCGGGCCCCTGTAGTCCCCCTTCGTGCCCGTCCCGGGGTCCCTCTGGAGTCCTACGGCGCGGGGACCGGTAGGCATTCGGACGTACGCCGCGGGGCCGCCCCGTCGCCCGCGACGGGGGTCGGGGAGGAGGCGTCTTGGGGAGGTCCTACCGTTGGCCCATGCTTCCGATGACGCCCCGGGTCGAACTGTGCCCGCTCACCCTTGCCGACCAGGACGAATTCTGCGCGCTCGTGCGGGCCAGCCAGGAGCTGCACCAGCCGTGGATGCAACTGCCCTCGACGGCGGAGGAGTTCCGGGTCTGGATGCACCGCTTCGACGACGGCACCAACCTGGGGTTCCTGGTCCGCGTCCGGAAGACCGGCGAGGCCGCGGGCAGCGTCAACATCAACTCGGTCATCCGGGGCCGGTACCAGGGGGCGTCCATCGGGTACGCGGCCTTCGCCCCGTCCGCCGGGCACGGGTACATGACCGAGGGGGTCGCCGCCGTCCTGCGGCACGCCTTCACCGAACTGCGGCTCCACCGGCTGGAGGCCAACATCCAGCCGGGGAACGCGGCGTCCCTCGCCCTGGTCCGGCGGCTGGGCTTCCGCCGCGAGGGGCTGTCGGCCGCGTACCTCTGGATCGACGGGGCCTGGCGCGACCACGAACGCTGGGCCCTCACGGCGCCGGCCCCGTGGACACCGGACCCGTCCCTGCCCGGCGTCTGAGCCCGCCGGGAGGCCCCACCCACCCACCCGCTCGCCCCCGCGTCCCGCCGGCCGTCGAGCGGCCCCCGGGTCCGGGCCCCCGCGCCGAGCGGGCGCCCGGGCTCCGTCAGGCGGTGCCCCCTCCCGCGGAGAAGGCGCCGGCCGCAGCCGCCAGCACCGCCGCCGCCGCGGCCCGGGCGGGCAGGCGCGGGTCGGGATCGGCGCGCATCAGCACCGACGCGTGGTAGAGCGGCGCGGTGGCGGCGATCAGCAGGCCGCGCGCGTCGGTGTCCCCCGGGGGCAGTTCCCCCCGTCCGGCGGCGCGCGCGACGACGACCTCGCACTGGGCGTACCGGTCCTCCCACAGCCGCGTCTGCGCCCGCGCGGCCTGCTCGGAGTGGAATGAGGCCGCCATCAGGGCGACGGCGAACGACGGCCGCACGGTCAGGGACTCCAGGATCTCCTCGTTGAGGGCGGTCAGGTCGCCGCGCAGGGAGCCGGTGTCGGGCGGCTGCCAGTCGATCTCGCCCGCGGCCGAGATCAGGTCGGCGAGCAGGCCGCCCACATCCCGCCAGCGCCGGTACACGGTGGTGCGGTGCACACCCGCCCGCGTGGCGACCCCCTCCACCGTCAGCCCTTCGTGACCGCCCTCGGCGAGCTCGGCGCGGACCGCGTCGAGCACCTGGGCGCGCACCCGGGCGGTGCGACCGCCCGGCCGGCGGTCCGGTGGGTCCGTCATGGGCATTCCCCTTTCCCGGTTGATCGGGACGCCTGTCCTGTGTCAGCATCCTAACGCAACGTCTGTCGCGTTAGTGGTCCAGCCGAGAGGAACCGCCCACCCGATGCCACCCGTTCCCGCCGACCCCACCGTGCTCCACCCGATGCCCGATCACCCGCGCGTCGTCCTGCTCAAGCCGCTGGTGACGTCGCCGCTGATCGAGGTCGGCGACTTCTCGTACTACGACGACCCGGACGACCCGACCGCCTTCGAGACGCGCAACGTCCTCCACCACTACGGGCCCGAGCGCCTCGTCATCGGGAAGTACTGCGCGCTGGGCACCGGTGTCCGCTTCCTCATGAACGGCGCCAACCACCGCATGGACGGCCCCTCCACCTTCCCGTTCCCCACCATGGGCGGTTCCTGGGCGGACCACTTCGACCTGATCACCGGCCTCCCCGGGCGGGGCGACACCGTCGTCGGCAACGACGTGTGGTTCGGCCACGGCGTCACGGTCATGCCCGGCGTGCGCATCGGCCACGGCGCCGTCGTCGCCGCCGGGGCCGTGGTCACCTCCGACGTACCGGACTACGGCATCGCCGGCGGCAACCCCGCCCGGCTCATCCGCACCCGCTACGACGCCGGGGACGTCGAGCGGCTCCTCGCCGTGGCGTGGTGGGACTGGCCCGTGGAACACATCACCGCGCACGTGCGGACGATCATGTCGGGCTCGGTCGCCGACCTGGAAGCGGCCGCCCCGCCCGCCGCCCGCGCCTGACACCGGGCACCGAGGCGCGCCCCGGGCTGCAGACCCGGCCCCGGAACCACTTCAGGCGCCACGCCCAGGAAACGAGTGATCGCCCATGTCCCGTCGCCGCGCCCACATCGCGATGGTCGGCGTGCCCGTCGTCAGCCATGTCCTGCCCGGCCTCGCGGTGATCCGCGAGCTGGTGGCCCGCGGGCACCGGGTCACCTGTGCCAACGATCCGGTCATGGCCGAGCG is a window from the Streptomyces zhihengii genome containing:
- a CDS encoding CatB-related O-acetyltransferase, translated to MPPVPADPTVLHPMPDHPRVVLLKPLVTSPLIEVGDFSYYDDPDDPTAFETRNVLHHYGPERLVIGKYCALGTGVRFLMNGANHRMDGPSTFPFPTMGGSWADHFDLITGLPGRGDTVVGNDVWFGHGVTVMPGVRIGHGAVVAAGAVVTSDVPDYGIAGGNPARLIRTRYDAGDVERLLAVAWWDWPVEHITAHVRTIMSGSVADLEAAAPPAARA
- a CDS encoding TetR/AcrR family transcriptional regulator is translated as MTDPPDRRPGGRTARVRAQVLDAVRAELAEGGHEGLTVEGVATRAGVHRTTVYRRWRDVGGLLADLISAAGEIDWQPPDTGSLRGDLTALNEEILESLTVRPSFAVALMAASFHSEQAARAQTRLWEDRYAQCEVVVARAAGRGELPPGDTDARGLLIAATAPLYHASVLMRADPDPRLPARAAAAAVLAAAAGAFSAGGGTA
- a CDS encoding tetratricopeptide repeat protein → MTVHQVTAGAPRALPAAPGEGPAAGRASAPEYQGALGSLSVNSSLHEVVERGLGELRAAEAAGDRREAARCGIAVAEAYRRLGRVQDAERVWKSSYRTARAAGDLGGMAWAAWSGGTLARQRGALPLAYRLLRIAADLGERGGDVVARGYSLAGLAETGRIQGDYEAVGRLHEQLLAEARRRGEARHTVWALEGIAQMHRNTGSYDRALALFEEAAATAERADDRRGRAWALRGVADVLSARDGDAERALALLSEAEGLCREIRLAGALAYNRKMRGNVLYRAGRYAEAREAYAGALAEFREMQEARGTALARLGLLKSRARLGRDAAETAAELAELHGELRSIGLLHADRVVAGAAGELGVEAPPGVCPEPAAAWGTGTDR
- a CDS encoding GNAT family N-acetyltransferase, producing the protein MLPMTPRVELCPLTLADQDEFCALVRASQELHQPWMQLPSTAEEFRVWMHRFDDGTNLGFLVRVRKTGEAAGSVNINSVIRGRYQGASIGYAAFAPSAGHGYMTEGVAAVLRHAFTELRLHRLEANIQPGNAASLALVRRLGFRREGLSAAYLWIDGAWRDHERWALTAPAPWTPDPSLPGV